Proteins encoded together in one Panthera uncia isolate 11264 chromosome A2, Puncia_PCG_1.0, whole genome shotgun sequence window:
- the ATP8B3 gene encoding phospholipid-transporting ATPase IK isoform X7, with product MGSLAYREDLEEEKNSAFTWELEANSRDYNSQFKEKSFLCWQRRKHKSNVIHTAKYNVFSFLPLNLYEQFHRVSNLYFLFIIILQGLPEISTLPWFTLFVPLICLLVIRATRDLVDDIGRHRSDRIINNRPCQTLVGKSFLWRKWEDLYVGDVVCLHKDNIVPADLLLLASTEPSSLCYVETADIDGETNLKFRQAPPVTHHELTSIRKMASFQGFDTKIMRNCGKIHLKRSRIDRLLNRLVALVRRPRPPPSSSGPPFPSCAKIFLSLVLISVALSLGFWSKVKEFKAKHHYVSPRHVQSVAAETFLTFWGFFILLSVMVPMAMFIMVEFIYLGNSMFINWDVHMYYAPQDVPAKARSTSLNDQLGQVGYVFSDKTGTLTQNVMTFKKCCIAGIVYGPDDEEEAPCKGNPYLWNKFADGKFPYRNAELLRAVRGRTDEAVREFWRLLAICHTVMVQEKDPDQPVYQAASPDEEALVTAARNFGYVFVARTQDSITVMELGDKRVYQVLAMMDFNSMRKRMSVLVRNPEGAIYLYTKGADVVIFERLSKKGMTEWTTEEALASFAEETLRTLCLAYKRVDEDTYEEWRQRHREASLRLQNRAHALHQVYEEMEKGLQLLGATAIEDRLQDGVCDTIQCLKQGNIKVWVLTGDKQETAVNIGFACQLLSENMLILEEKEITRILEAYWGSNDGLLAGQGLLQSRFLQQTKVAMIINGEFLDQLLLSLRKEPRALVRDEDVDVDVDVEEAWQERGERTTDFLRAQRVSLMWRTLGIQLRGTGLGPRVKDSGARDGPEVRRERAFVELAARCQAVICCRVTPKQKALIVALVKKYQRAVTLAIGDGANDVNMIKTADVGVGLAGPESMQAVQNSDYALAQFCFLKRLLLVHGRWSYVRVCKFLRYFVYKTLASMMAQVWFAFYSGFTAQPLYEGWFLALFNLLFSTLPVLYIGLFEQDVSAERSLELPQLYIAGQKDELFNYWVFLQALAHGTATSLVNFFVTLWVSHDSAGPTSFSDYQSFSVVVALSSLLSITMEAILIIKYWTVLSVLAIFLSFCFYVVVTWGCQSFWLFQISPENFPFLYADRNVLSHPSILLVILLNVSLNTLPTLALRVIYQALEKPRPKEVEEAPSEDITAVEPAPYLRRESRRRRSSYAFSHREGYAELITQGTILRRAPGVDNDMLMGQIIPCHEELSPSIQESPRCSRKMSLLGKTGHQHRGKVSSRDGGRAARRPQIPSDPRLPAGAGGPGRPRRRCGGSGRSHGGRGGGRRGRRGSPAPPAARGRGGQGVPRGVTARARGGRSGARGGGAAPPRPPTPEEQ from the exons ATGGGCAGCCTCGCCTACCGAGAGGACCTCGAGGAGGAGAAGAACTCCG CGTTCACCTGGGAGCTGGAAGCCAACAGCAGGGACTACAACAGCCAGTTCAAGGAGAAGTCTTTCCTGTGCTGGCAGAGGAGGAAGCATAAG AGCAATGTCATCCACACGGCCAAGTACAACGTCTTCTCCTTCTTGCCCCTGAACCTGTATGAGCAGTTCCACCGCGTGTCGAACCTCTACTTCCTTTTTATCATCATTCTCCAG GGCCTCCCCGAGATCTCCACGCTGCCCTGGTTCACTCTTTTTGTCCCGCTCATCTGCCTCCTCGTCATCCGGGCCACCCGAGATCTGGTGGACGACATC GGGCGACACAGAAGCGACAGAATCATCAACAACAGGCCTTGCCAGACCCTGGTGGGGAAGAG cTTCCTGTGGAGAAAGTGGGAGGACCTGTATGTGGGAGACGTGGTCTGCCTGCACAAAGACAACATCGTCCCG GCCGACTTACTCCTGCTGGCCAGCACCGAGCCCAGCAGTTTGTGCTACGTGGAAACTGCAGACATCGATGG GGAGACCAACCTGAAGTTCAGGCAGGCCCCGCCGGTCACCCACCACGAGCTGACCAGTATAAGGAAGATGGCATCCTTCCAAG GTTTCGACACCAAGATCATGAGGAACTGTGGCAAGATCCATCTGAAGAGAAGCAGGATAGACCGTCTGCTGAACAGGCTGGTGGCCCTGGTGAGGCGCCCGAGGCCCCCGCCGTCCTCTTCCGGGCCTCCGTTTCCCTCCTGTGCAAAA ATCTTTCTGTCCCTGGTGCTGATCTCCGTGGCCTTGAGCTTGGGCTTCTGGTCCAAGGTGAAGGAGTTCAAGGCCAAGCACCACTACGTGTCCCCGAGGCACGTGCAGAGCGTGGCCGCCGAGACCTTCCTCACCTTCTGGGGCTTCTTCATCCTGCTCAGCGTCATGGTGCCCATGGCCATGTTCATCAT GGTCGAGTTCATCTACCTGGGCAACAGCATGTTCATCAACTGGGACGTACACATGTACTACGCGCCACAGGACGTGCCCGCCAAGGCCCGCAGCACCAGCCTCAACGACCAGCTGGGCCAGGTGGGGTACGTGTTCTCGGACAAGACGGGCACGCTCACGCAGAACGTCATGACCTTCAAGAAGTGCTGCATCGCCGGCATCGTCTACG GCCCCGACGATGAGGAGGAGGCCCCATGTAAG GGGAACCCCTACCTCTGGAACAAATTTGCCGACGGGAAGTTCCCTTACCGGAACGCGGAGCTCCTGCGAGCCGTTCGGGGCCGCACGGACGAGGCGGTGCGGGAGTTCTGgcgtctgctggccatctgtcaCACTGTGATGGTCCAGGAGAAAGACC CAGACCAGCCGGTGTACCAGGCGGCATCCCCGGACGAGGAGGCGCTGGTCACGGCGGCCCGGAATTTTGGCTACGTGTTCGTGGCGCGCACGCAGGACAGCATCACGGTGATGGAGCTGGGGGACAAACGGGTGTATCAGGTCCTGGCCATGATGGACTTCAACAGCATGCGGAAGCGCATGTCGGTGCTGG TCCGAAACCCCGAGGGCGCCATCTACCTCTACACCAAAGGCGCCGACGTGGTCATCTTTGAGCGCTTGAGCAAGAAAGGCATGACAGAGTGGACCACGGAGGAGGCCTTGGCT TCCTTTGCCGAGGAGACCCTGCGGACCCTGTGCCTGGCCTACAAGAGGGTGGACGAGGACACGTACGAGGAGTGGCGCCAGCGGCACCGGGAAGCCAGCCTGCGGCTGCAGAACCGGGCCCACGCCCTGCACCAGGTGTACGAGGAGATGGAGAAAGGCCTGCAG ctgctGGGAGCCACAGCCATCGAGGACAGACTCCAGGACGGCGTCTGCGACACCATCCAGTGTCTCAAGCAGGGGAACATCAAAGTGTGGGTACTCACAGGGGATAAGCAAG AGACGGCGGTGAACATCGGTTTTGCCTGCCAGCTGCTGTCGGAGAACATGCTCATTCTGGAGGAGAAGGAGATCAC tcgGATCCTGGAGGCCTACTGGGGGAGCAACGACGGCCTGCTGGCCGGCCAGGGCCTCCTGCAGAGCCGCTTCCTGCAGCAGACCAAGGTGGCCATGATCATCAACGGGGAGTTCCTG GACCAGCTGCTGCTGTCCCTGCGCAAGGAGCCGCGGGCGCTGGTGCGCGACGAGGACGTGGACGTGGACGTGGACGTGGAGGAGGCCTGGCAGGAGCGCGGCGAGCGGACGACGGACTTCCTGCGCGCCCAGAGGGTGTCCCTGATGTGGCGGACCCTCGGGATCCAGCTGAGGGGCACGGGGCTGGGGCCGCGGGTCAAGGACTCCGGCGCCCGCGACGGCCCCGAGGTGCGGCGCGAGCGGGCCTTCGTGGAGCTGGCCGCCCGTTGCCAAGCGGTCATCTGCTGCCGCGTGACGCCCAAGCAGAAGGCTCTGATCGTGGCGCTGGTCAAGAAATACCAGCGCGCGGTGACCCTGGCCATCGGGGACGGCGCCAACGACGTCAACATGATCAAGA CCGCGGACGTCGGCGTGGGGCTGGCGGGCCCGGAGAGCATGCAGGCGGTTCAGAACAGCGACTACGCGCTGGCCCAGTTCTGCTTCCTGAAGCGCCTGCTGCTGGTGCACGGCCGCTGGTCCTACGTGCGGGTGTGCAAGTTCCTTCGCTACTTCGTGTACAAGACGCTGGCCAGCATGATGGCTCAGGTCTGGTTCGCCTTCTACAGCGGCTTCACCGCCCAG CCTCTGTACGAAGGCTGGTTCCTGGCACTCTTCAACCTGCTGTTCAGCACACTCCCGGTCCTCTACATTGGTCTCTTCGAGCAG gacGTGAGTGCCGAGCGGAGTCTGGAGCTGCCCCAGCTATACATCGCAGGCCAGAAGGACGAGCTCTTTAACTACTGGGTCTTTCTCCAGGCCCTTGCCCATGGCACGGCCACCTCCCTGGTCAACTTCTTCGTGACCCTGTGGGTCAGCCACGACTCGGCCGGGCCCACCAGCTTCAGTGACtatcagtctttctctgtggTCGTGGCCCTGTCGAGCCTGCTGTCCATCACCATGGAG GCCATACTCATCATCAAGTACTGGACGGTCCTGTCTGTGCTGGCCATATTCCTCAGCTTCTGCTTCTACGTGGTCGTCACTTGGGGCTGCCAGAGTTTCTGGCTCTTCCAAATCTCCCCTGAGAACTTCCCGTTCCTGT ATGCTGACCGCAATGTGCTGTCCCACCCCTCCATCCTGCTGGTGATCCTGCTGAATGTGTCACTAAACACCCTGCCTACACTGGCCCTGCGTGTCATTTACCAAGCCCTCGAGAAGCCACGCCCCAAG gaggtggaggaggccCCGAGCGAGGACATCACAGCGGTGGAACCTGCGCCCTACCTCCGCCGGGAGTCGCGCAGGCGGCGCTCCAGCTACGCCTTCTCCCACCGCGAGGGCTACGCGGAGCTCATCACGCAGGGCACGATTCTGCGCAGGGCGCCGGGGGTCGACAACGACATGCTGATGGGCCAGATAATCCCGTGCCACGAAGAGCTGTCCCCGAGCATCCAGGAGTCCCCCCGGTGCTCCAGGAAGATGTCGCTCCTGGGGAAGACGGGGCACCAGCACCGGGGCAAGGTGTCCTCGAGGGACGGGGGACGAGCAGCCCGCCGTCCTCAGATCCCCTCAGATCCCCGGCTCCCCGCGGGAGCCGGCGGTCCGGGGCGTCCCAGGAGACGTTGCGGGGGGAGCGGGAGGAGTCACGGTGGTCGAGGGGGAGGGCGCCGGGGCCGTCGGggttcccccgcccccccagcagCCCGCGGACGAGGGGGGCAAGGTGTCCCCCGTGGGGTGACTGCCCGTGCCCGGGGAGGGCGCAGTGGCGCCCGAGGCGGCGGGGCAGCCCCTCCCCGACCCCCGACCCCCGAAGAGCAGTGA
- the ATP8B3 gene encoding phospholipid-transporting ATPase IK isoform X4, with protein MGSLAYREDLEEEKNSAFTWELEANSRDYNSQFKEKSFLCWQRRKHKSNVIHTAKYNVFSFLPLNLYEQFHRVSNLYFLFIIILQGLPEISTLPWFTLFVPLICLLVIRATRDLVDDIGRHRSDRIINNRPCQTLVGKSFLWRKWEDLYVGDVVCLHKDNIVPADLLLLASTEPSSLCYVETADIDGETNLKFRQAPPVTHHELTSIRKMASFQGKVVCEEPNSRLHHFVGCLEWNGRKHPLDIGNVLLRGCKVRNTDTCYGLVIYAGFDTKIMRNCGKIHLKRSRIDRLLNRLVALVRRPRPPPSSSGPPFPSCAKIFLSLVLISVALSLGFWSKVKEFKAKHHYVSPRHVQSVAAETFLTFWGFFILLSVMVPMAMFIMVEFIYLGNSMFINWDVHMYYAPQDVPAKARSTSLNDQLGQVGYVFSDKTGTLTQNVMTFKKCCIAGIVYGPDDEEEAPCKGNPYLWNKFADGKFPYRNAELLRAVRGRTDEAVREFWRLLAICHTVMVQEKDPDQPVYQAASPDEEALVTAARNFGYVFVARTQDSITVMELGDKRVYQVLAMMDFNSMRKRMSVLVRNPEGAIYLYTKGADVVIFERLSKKGMTEWTTEEALASFAEETLRTLCLAYKRVDEDTYEEWRQRHREASLRLQNRAHALHQLLGATAIEDRLQDGVCDTIQCLKQGNIKVWVLTGDKQETAVNIGFACQLLSENMLILEEKEITRILEAYWGSNDGLLAGQGLLQSRFLQQTKVAMIINGEFLDQLLLSLRKEPRALVRDEDVDVDVDVEEAWQERGERTTDFLRAQRVSLMWRTLGIQLRGTGLGPRVKDSGARDGPEVRRERAFVELAARCQAVICCRVTPKQKALIVALVKKYQRAVTLAIGDGANDVNMIKTADVGVGLAGPESMQAVQNSDYALAQFCFLKRLLLVHGRWSYVRVCKFLRYFVYKTLASMMAQVWFAFYSGFTAQPLYEGWFLALFNLLFSTLPVLYIGLFEQDVSAERSLELPQLYIAGQKDELFNYWVFLQALAHGTATSLVNFFVTLWVSHDSAGPTSFSDYQSFSVVVALSSLLSITMEAILIIKYWTVLSVLAIFLSFCFYVVVTWGCQSFWLFQISPENFPFLYADRNVLSHPSILLVILLNVSLNTLPTLALRVIYQALEKPRPKEVEEAPSEDITAVEPAPYLRRESRRRRSSYAFSHREGYAELITQGTILRRAPGVDNDMLMGQIIPCHEELSPSIQESPRCSRKMSLLGKTGHQHRGKVSSRDGGRAARRPQIPSDPRLPAGAGGPGRPRRRCGGSGRSHGGRGGGRRGRRGSPAPPAARGRGGQGVPRGVTARARGGRSGARGGGAAPPRPPTPEEQ; from the exons ATGGGCAGCCTCGCCTACCGAGAGGACCTCGAGGAGGAGAAGAACTCCG CGTTCACCTGGGAGCTGGAAGCCAACAGCAGGGACTACAACAGCCAGTTCAAGGAGAAGTCTTTCCTGTGCTGGCAGAGGAGGAAGCATAAG AGCAATGTCATCCACACGGCCAAGTACAACGTCTTCTCCTTCTTGCCCCTGAACCTGTATGAGCAGTTCCACCGCGTGTCGAACCTCTACTTCCTTTTTATCATCATTCTCCAG GGCCTCCCCGAGATCTCCACGCTGCCCTGGTTCACTCTTTTTGTCCCGCTCATCTGCCTCCTCGTCATCCGGGCCACCCGAGATCTGGTGGACGACATC GGGCGACACAGAAGCGACAGAATCATCAACAACAGGCCTTGCCAGACCCTGGTGGGGAAGAG cTTCCTGTGGAGAAAGTGGGAGGACCTGTATGTGGGAGACGTGGTCTGCCTGCACAAAGACAACATCGTCCCG GCCGACTTACTCCTGCTGGCCAGCACCGAGCCCAGCAGTTTGTGCTACGTGGAAACTGCAGACATCGATGG GGAGACCAACCTGAAGTTCAGGCAGGCCCCGCCGGTCACCCACCACGAGCTGACCAGTATAAGGAAGATGGCATCCTTCCAAG GCAAGGTGGTGTGTGAGGAACCCAACAGCAGGTTGCACcactttgtggggtgcctggagtGGAACGGCAGGAAGCACCCCCTGGACATCGGCAACGTGCTCCTGCGCGGCTGCAAGGTCCGGAACACGGACACCTGCTACGGGCTGGTCATCTACGCCG GTTTCGACACCAAGATCATGAGGAACTGTGGCAAGATCCATCTGAAGAGAAGCAGGATAGACCGTCTGCTGAACAGGCTGGTGGCCCTGGTGAGGCGCCCGAGGCCCCCGCCGTCCTCTTCCGGGCCTCCGTTTCCCTCCTGTGCAAAA ATCTTTCTGTCCCTGGTGCTGATCTCCGTGGCCTTGAGCTTGGGCTTCTGGTCCAAGGTGAAGGAGTTCAAGGCCAAGCACCACTACGTGTCCCCGAGGCACGTGCAGAGCGTGGCCGCCGAGACCTTCCTCACCTTCTGGGGCTTCTTCATCCTGCTCAGCGTCATGGTGCCCATGGCCATGTTCATCAT GGTCGAGTTCATCTACCTGGGCAACAGCATGTTCATCAACTGGGACGTACACATGTACTACGCGCCACAGGACGTGCCCGCCAAGGCCCGCAGCACCAGCCTCAACGACCAGCTGGGCCAGGTGGGGTACGTGTTCTCGGACAAGACGGGCACGCTCACGCAGAACGTCATGACCTTCAAGAAGTGCTGCATCGCCGGCATCGTCTACG GCCCCGACGATGAGGAGGAGGCCCCATGTAAG GGGAACCCCTACCTCTGGAACAAATTTGCCGACGGGAAGTTCCCTTACCGGAACGCGGAGCTCCTGCGAGCCGTTCGGGGCCGCACGGACGAGGCGGTGCGGGAGTTCTGgcgtctgctggccatctgtcaCACTGTGATGGTCCAGGAGAAAGACC CAGACCAGCCGGTGTACCAGGCGGCATCCCCGGACGAGGAGGCGCTGGTCACGGCGGCCCGGAATTTTGGCTACGTGTTCGTGGCGCGCACGCAGGACAGCATCACGGTGATGGAGCTGGGGGACAAACGGGTGTATCAGGTCCTGGCCATGATGGACTTCAACAGCATGCGGAAGCGCATGTCGGTGCTGG TCCGAAACCCCGAGGGCGCCATCTACCTCTACACCAAAGGCGCCGACGTGGTCATCTTTGAGCGCTTGAGCAAGAAAGGCATGACAGAGTGGACCACGGAGGAGGCCTTGGCT TCCTTTGCCGAGGAGACCCTGCGGACCCTGTGCCTGGCCTACAAGAGGGTGGACGAGGACACGTACGAGGAGTGGCGCCAGCGGCACCGGGAAGCCAGCCTGCGGCTGCAGAACCGGGCCCACGCCCTGCACCAG ctgctGGGAGCCACAGCCATCGAGGACAGACTCCAGGACGGCGTCTGCGACACCATCCAGTGTCTCAAGCAGGGGAACATCAAAGTGTGGGTACTCACAGGGGATAAGCAAG AGACGGCGGTGAACATCGGTTTTGCCTGCCAGCTGCTGTCGGAGAACATGCTCATTCTGGAGGAGAAGGAGATCAC tcgGATCCTGGAGGCCTACTGGGGGAGCAACGACGGCCTGCTGGCCGGCCAGGGCCTCCTGCAGAGCCGCTTCCTGCAGCAGACCAAGGTGGCCATGATCATCAACGGGGAGTTCCTG GACCAGCTGCTGCTGTCCCTGCGCAAGGAGCCGCGGGCGCTGGTGCGCGACGAGGACGTGGACGTGGACGTGGACGTGGAGGAGGCCTGGCAGGAGCGCGGCGAGCGGACGACGGACTTCCTGCGCGCCCAGAGGGTGTCCCTGATGTGGCGGACCCTCGGGATCCAGCTGAGGGGCACGGGGCTGGGGCCGCGGGTCAAGGACTCCGGCGCCCGCGACGGCCCCGAGGTGCGGCGCGAGCGGGCCTTCGTGGAGCTGGCCGCCCGTTGCCAAGCGGTCATCTGCTGCCGCGTGACGCCCAAGCAGAAGGCTCTGATCGTGGCGCTGGTCAAGAAATACCAGCGCGCGGTGACCCTGGCCATCGGGGACGGCGCCAACGACGTCAACATGATCAAGA CCGCGGACGTCGGCGTGGGGCTGGCGGGCCCGGAGAGCATGCAGGCGGTTCAGAACAGCGACTACGCGCTGGCCCAGTTCTGCTTCCTGAAGCGCCTGCTGCTGGTGCACGGCCGCTGGTCCTACGTGCGGGTGTGCAAGTTCCTTCGCTACTTCGTGTACAAGACGCTGGCCAGCATGATGGCTCAGGTCTGGTTCGCCTTCTACAGCGGCTTCACCGCCCAG CCTCTGTACGAAGGCTGGTTCCTGGCACTCTTCAACCTGCTGTTCAGCACACTCCCGGTCCTCTACATTGGTCTCTTCGAGCAG gacGTGAGTGCCGAGCGGAGTCTGGAGCTGCCCCAGCTATACATCGCAGGCCAGAAGGACGAGCTCTTTAACTACTGGGTCTTTCTCCAGGCCCTTGCCCATGGCACGGCCACCTCCCTGGTCAACTTCTTCGTGACCCTGTGGGTCAGCCACGACTCGGCCGGGCCCACCAGCTTCAGTGACtatcagtctttctctgtggTCGTGGCCCTGTCGAGCCTGCTGTCCATCACCATGGAG GCCATACTCATCATCAAGTACTGGACGGTCCTGTCTGTGCTGGCCATATTCCTCAGCTTCTGCTTCTACGTGGTCGTCACTTGGGGCTGCCAGAGTTTCTGGCTCTTCCAAATCTCCCCTGAGAACTTCCCGTTCCTGT ATGCTGACCGCAATGTGCTGTCCCACCCCTCCATCCTGCTGGTGATCCTGCTGAATGTGTCACTAAACACCCTGCCTACACTGGCCCTGCGTGTCATTTACCAAGCCCTCGAGAAGCCACGCCCCAAG gaggtggaggaggccCCGAGCGAGGACATCACAGCGGTGGAACCTGCGCCCTACCTCCGCCGGGAGTCGCGCAGGCGGCGCTCCAGCTACGCCTTCTCCCACCGCGAGGGCTACGCGGAGCTCATCACGCAGGGCACGATTCTGCGCAGGGCGCCGGGGGTCGACAACGACATGCTGATGGGCCAGATAATCCCGTGCCACGAAGAGCTGTCCCCGAGCATCCAGGAGTCCCCCCGGTGCTCCAGGAAGATGTCGCTCCTGGGGAAGACGGGGCACCAGCACCGGGGCAAGGTGTCCTCGAGGGACGGGGGACGAGCAGCCCGCCGTCCTCAGATCCCCTCAGATCCCCGGCTCCCCGCGGGAGCCGGCGGTCCGGGGCGTCCCAGGAGACGTTGCGGGGGGAGCGGGAGGAGTCACGGTGGTCGAGGGGGAGGGCGCCGGGGCCGTCGGggttcccccgcccccccagcagCCCGCGGACGAGGGGGGCAAGGTGTCCCCCGTGGGGTGACTGCCCGTGCCCGGGGAGGGCGCAGTGGCGCCCGAGGCGGCGGGGCAGCCCCTCCCCGACCCCCGACCCCCGAAGAGCAGTGA